The window ATGTTGTTAGACTCCTTTCAACTCAAAAACCCTTTAAAAAATAGTTCAATTAGCTGGTTCTATTTGTCTTTCGATTCAACTAACTAATCAGGTATCTATGTTTTGCACATACATTGCATTTTCTTCGATGAATTTACGACGCGGTTCGACTTCATCTCCCATTAGCTGTTGGAAAGTTGAATCCGCATCAAATGCATCTTCTAGATGAACTTGGAGCAATGTGCGTTGATCGGGATCCATTGTTGTATCCCATAATTGCGTGGCATCCATTTCTCCAAGTCCTTTGTAGCGAGTGATAACCGGTTTTGGTACTGGTGAGATACGGCCAATAATTTCTTGGAGTTCTTCCTCAGTATAGCAATACTCCTCACTCTTCCCTTGTTTCACGCGGTAAAGCGGAGGCTGGGCAATATAGACATACCCTGCTTCGATGAGCGGCCGCATGAATCGGAAGAAGAAGGTCAAAAGAAGCGTACGAATATGGGCACCGTCGACATCCGCATCGGTCATAATGACAAGTTTATGATAGCGTGCTTTTGAAAGATCGAATTCTTCGCCGATGCCTGTACCGAGCGCCGTAATCATTGCACGGATTTCCAAGTTGCCTAAAATACGGTCAAGACGAGCTTTTTCGACGTTCAAAATCTTACCTCGAAGCGGAAGAATCGCCTGGAAGTGACGGTCACGTCCCATTTTAGCTGAACCGCCCGCCGAGTCACCTTCAACAATATACAGTTCACTTATAGCAGGATCACGTGAAGAGCAGTCTGCCAATTTCCCTGGAAGACTCGACACTTCAAGTGCCGATTTCCGGCGCGTAAACTCACGTGCATTTTTTGCAGCAAGACGTGCGCGTGCCGCCATAAGGCTCTTGTCGATGATTTGACGCGATGTTGTTGGGTTTTCAAGCAGGAATCGTTGGAAACCTTCTGAGAAAAGTGAGTTGGTGATTGTACTTACCTCGGAGTTACCGAGTTTCGTTTTTGTCTGACCCTCAAACTGGGGATCCGGGTGTTTTATCGAAATGATGGCCGTCAGTCCTTCACGTACGTCATCACCAGATAAATTCGGGTCAGCCTCTTTCAGCACGCCATTTTTCCGGGAATAATCGTTAATGACACGCGTCAGTGCTGTCTTAAAACCTGATTCGTGGGTACCGCCTTCGTAGGTATTGATATTATTGGCGAATGAAAACAGATTTTCTGCATAGCCGCTATTGTATTGCATTGCGATTTCAATTGAAATTCCGTCTTTTTCACCTTCAATGTAAATTGGTTCATCATGGATAGGTTCTTTATTTTTATTCAAGTGCTCGACATACGACTTGATGCCGCCCTCGTAGTAATAAATGTCACTTCGTGCTTCTTCATCGCGCTCGTCACTAATCGTAATCCGTAAACCACGGTTGAGGTAAGCAAGTTCACGAAGCCGGTTCGCTAAAATTTCATACTCATAAGTCGTTGTTTCTGTAAAAATTTCCGGGTCTGCCTTGAAGCGGATTCTTGTACCAGTTTCCTCGGTTTTACCGATGACACTCAGCTCTTTTGACACGGCTCCGCGTTCAAACTCGATGTAGTGAACTTCTCCGTCACGTCTGACAAATACTTCTGTCGTCTCTGACAACGCATTCACAACTGATGCACCGACTCCGTGTAAACCGCCGGAAACTTTATAACCGCCGCCGCCGAATTTACCACCGGCGTGAAGTACCGTCATAATGACTTCAACTGCTGGTCTTCCAGTCGATTCCTGTGTACCTACTGGAATTCCCCGACCATTATCGTCGACACGGATCCAATCATCCTTTTCAATTGTCACTTCGATATGGTCACAGTAACCTGCAAGTGCTTCGTCAATACTATTATCGACAATTTCCCATACAAGATGATGAAGTCCTCTAGAACTTGTTGTCCCGATATACATACCTGGACGTTTGCGGACAGCTTCCAGTCCTTCTAAGACCTGGATTTGATTCTCATCATATGCCATCTGCATATCTTTCTCTTCCATTGCCAAACTGTTCACCTTCCCTTTCCGAACGTCTAACACCACTATTGCCTGGCCTTGTAAAACTAAATGACTTTAATCGTCAAGTTTCTTTCTTCGTAACTTCACCTGCTGCAACTTCAAATATGTCTGCCTGACGAATGGTTTCATGGTCAATCCCTGCTATGTTCGTCGTCGTGACGATTGTCTGCACTTCTCCTTGAATCGTGTTCAGGAGATGAGATTGCCGGTAATCGTCAAGTTCAGATAAGACATCATCTAAAAGGAGGACAGGTGCTTCTCCAACTTCTTGCTTTACAAGTTCTATTTCCGCAAGTTTAAGGGACAGCGCCGTTGTTCGCTGCTGTCCCTGCGATCCATACGTTTGGATATCGTAACCGTTGACGTAAAAGTGGAGGTCATCCCTATGCGGTCCAATCAACGTCATGCCACGTTCTAACTCACGTCGTCTCACTTCAAGTAAGCGTTGACCCAGTATCGACTCCATCTGTTCTGCAGTCTGTCCGGAATCGAGCTCTTTTAATGTCCCATATGAAACTTGAAGGGTTTCGAGTCCGCGGGAAATACCTTTATGGATTGGATCCGCCCACTTTTGTAAAAGTTCCATGAAATAAAATCGTTTGCGAATAATTTGGACAGCTACTTGAATATACTGCTCTGTATAAATATCAAACATGACATCGTTGAAATCCAATTTCCCACGATTGTCTTTTAAAATAGCATTGCGTTGTTTAAGTACTTTTTGAAATGTTAAAAGGTCATGTAAATAGACAGGTGAAATTTGGCCGATTTCCATATCCAGAAAACGCCTTCTCACCTGGGGGCTACCTTTTACGAGATTCAAATCTTCAGGAGCAAACATGACGACATTCAATTGACCGACGTACAGGCTAAGACGTTTCTGTTCTAGATGATTGACACGTGCTTTCTTGCCTTTTTTTGAAATGATCAGTTCTAATGGCAGTCGTCCATATTTACGTTGTATGTCCCCTTCTATTTTACCATAATCTTGGTCCCAGCGTATCAATTCACGATCAATTGAAGTTCTATGCGATTTTGCCATGGAAAGTACATAGATGGCTTCCATGATGTTTGTTTTACCCTGAGCATTTTCACCAATCAACACATTAATTTGCGGGGAAAATGAAAGGTCGAGTGATTCATAGTTCCGGTAATCGGTTAACGCAAGCCGTTCAATATACATCCGTTTGACCGTCTGGTAGTCCAATTACTTTGTATGTGCCGATATCTTGAATTTTGATAATATCACCATCGCGAAGTTTTTTACCTCGTCGTTGTTCCTCCTCGCCATTAACATAGACGATGTGTTCATCAAGGAACCATTTAGCCATACCGCCTGAACTAATTACATTTGCCATTTTCAATAGTTGTCCAAGAGTTATGAACTCTGTATCAATCGTTAGATTTTCCATATGGTCTCAACCTTTCGCAAGTTAGTCTGTCTTTCTATTTTAGCTGACTTTCAGCAGTAAGTAAAAAGGATAGTCAAATAAGTGACTATCCTTCGAAATTCAGTATGTCCGTACAGGGAGAATAAGTTGCAATATCGAGTCATCATCGACTGATTTTAGGATGAACGGCCGCATTGCTCCTGTAAATTGAATCGTTATGTCCTGTCCATCAATTGCCTTCAATGCGTCCATCATATATTTGGCACTGAAAGAGATATTCAAACCCTCACCTGTCACGCCAATTGCTTCTACCAATTCTTCTACTTTACCTACTTCTGGTGAATTCGAAGAGATTTCAATGACATTTCCTTCATCTGCCGAGAAACGAACAATGTTATTTCGTTCTTCACGTGCCAGAAGTGAAGCTCTATCAATTGCTTGAAGAAGAAGGCGCCCATTTACGGTAACCGACGTTTTATATTCAAGCGGAATAAGACGGGAAGTATCTGGGTAATTGCCCTCCAGTAAACGTGAATAGAATAAAACGCCACGCGTTTTGAATAATACTTGTTGATCCGCAATAACAATATCCACAAGTTCCCCGCTATCAGGCAGGATTTTGTTCAATTCCTGAAGACTTTTACCAGGAATGACTACACTGAATGGAACCTCTGGCATTTCTTCCGGTACAGTCAGCCTTCTTGCCAATCTGTGGCTATCTGTAGCTACACAGGCAAGTCCTCCATCTTTTGCTTCCCACTTAACACCTGTCAGTATCGGCCTTGTTTCCTGTTGAGATACTGCAAAGACGGTTTCTCGGATGATAGACTTCATCAAATCTGCGGGTAATGAAAATAGATATTCATCTTTTACATCTGGTAAGACGGGATAATCCTCAGGGTCTAATCCAATCAAATGGAACTCTGACTTTCCTGATTGAATGTGTGTTTGGAGTCCGTTTGCAACTTCAATTGTTACGTCATTAGTCGGCAGTTTTCGAACAATTTCGCTAAAAACCTTCGCTTGCAGTACGATACTGCCTTTCTCCGTGACATGAATAATCTGTTCACCATTATCTTCAGCTGGTATAAATGTGCAGATTGTTATATCGGAATCACTTCCTGTTAACGTCATTCCTTTTTCATCCACTTCGATCTTGATTCCAGTCAAAATTGGAATTGCAACTTTTTGACTGATCGCTTTCATTACATCGCTTAATCCATCAAGCAGCTTGTCTCTCATAATTTCAAATTTCATTCTGTACCCTCACTTATATATATATTATTAATGATTAATAAATTAGTAGTAATAGTAGTAGGGGCTGTGGATATGTGGGTAAGTCTATTTTCACTCGACCAGTTAACGTTTTCCACATGTGCATAACCTGTTTGCAGGTGTGCACCCCTTATTATATGTTATACACAGGTCACCCCCTGCCAAGGACATTACGAATATCTTGGATATCTTGCTGAAGGGCTTGTTCATCTTTTAACAGCGTTCTGATTTTCTCATGCGCATGAATAACGGTCGAATGATCTCGACCGCCGAATTCAGATCCGATTTTAGGTAATGAGAAGTCTGTGAGCTCTCTGGATAGAAACATGGCAATTTGTCGAGGAAAAGCAATTGCTCTTGTTCTTTTCTTCGCAGTGAAATCTTCAAGACGTATGTCAAAGTGCTCTCCTACAGCTTTTTGAATGTCGAGAATTGTAACGGTGCGCGGCCGTGAATTCGGAATGATATCTTTCAATGCTTCCGCGGCAAGATCTGTATTGATATCCG of the Sporosarcina sp. FSL K6-1508 genome contains:
- the gyrB gene encoding DNA topoisomerase (ATP-hydrolyzing) subunit B codes for the protein MEEKDMQMAYDENQIQVLEGLEAVRKRPGMYIGTTSSRGLHHLVWEIVDNSIDEALAGYCDHIEVTIEKDDWIRVDDNGRGIPVGTQESTGRPAVEVIMTVLHAGGKFGGGGYKVSGGLHGVGASVVNALSETTEVFVRRDGEVHYIEFERGAVSKELSVIGKTEETGTRIRFKADPEIFTETTTYEYEILANRLRELAYLNRGLRITISDERDEEARSDIYYYEGGIKSYVEHLNKNKEPIHDEPIYIEGEKDGISIEIAMQYNSGYAENLFSFANNINTYEGGTHESGFKTALTRVINDYSRKNGVLKEADPNLSGDDVREGLTAIISIKHPDPQFEGQTKTKLGNSEVSTITNSLFSEGFQRFLLENPTTSRQIIDKSLMAARARLAAKNAREFTRRKSALEVSSLPGKLADCSSRDPAISELYIVEGDSAGGSAKMGRDRHFQAILPLRGKILNVEKARLDRILGNLEIRAMITALGTGIGEEFDLSKARYHKLVIMTDADVDGAHIRTLLLTFFFRFMRPLIEAGYVYIAQPPLYRVKQGKSEEYCYTEEELQEIIGRISPVPKPVITRYKGLGEMDATQLWDTTMDPDQRTLLQVHLEDAFDADSTFQQLMGDEVEPRRKFIEENAMYVQNIDT
- the recF gene encoding DNA replication/repair protein RecF (All proteins in this family for which functions are known are DNA-binding proteins that assist the filamentation of RecA onto DNA for the initiation of recombination or recombinational repair.) codes for the protein MYIERLALTDYRNYESLDLSFSPQINVLIGENAQGKTNIMEAIYVLSMAKSHRTSIDRELIRWDQDYGKIEGDIQRKYGRLPLELIISKKGKKARVNHLEQKRLSLYVGQLNVVMFAPEDLNLVKGSPQVRRRFLDMEIGQISPVYLHDLLTFQKVLKQRNAILKDNRGKLDFNDVMFDIYTEQYIQVAVQIIRKRFYFMELLQKWADPIHKGISRGLETLQVSYGTLKELDSGQTAEQMESILGQRLLEVRRRELERGMTLIGPHRDDLHFYVNGYDIQTYGSQGQQRTTALSLKLAEIELVKQEVGEAPVLLLDDVLSELDDYRQSHLLNTIQGEVQTIVTTTNIAGIDHETIRQADIFEVAAGEVTKKET
- the yaaA gene encoding S4 domain-containing protein YaaA; amino-acid sequence: MENLTIDTEFITLGQLLKMANVISSGGMAKWFLDEHIVYVNGEEEQRRGKKLRDGDIIKIQDIGTYKVIGLPDGQTDVY
- the dnaN gene encoding DNA polymerase III subunit beta; translation: MKFEIMRDKLLDGLSDVMKAISQKVAIPILTGIKIEVDEKGMTLTGSDSDITICTFIPAEDNGEQIIHVTEKGSIVLQAKVFSEIVRKLPTNDVTIEVANGLQTHIQSGKSEFHLIGLDPEDYPVLPDVKDEYLFSLPADLMKSIIRETVFAVSQQETRPILTGVKWEAKDGGLACVATDSHRLARRLTVPEEMPEVPFSVVIPGKSLQELNKILPDSGELVDIVIADQQVLFKTRGVLFYSRLLEGNYPDTSRLIPLEYKTSVTVNGRLLLQAIDRASLLAREERNNIVRFSADEGNVIEISSNSPEVGKVEELVEAIGVTGEGLNISFSAKYMMDALKAIDGQDITIQFTGAMRPFILKSVDDDSILQLILPVRTY